DNA sequence from the Maribacter dokdonensis DSW-8 genome:
AAGAAATATTCTTATTTGGTTCTTAGTGCGTTGATTAGCTTATAGAGTGTTAAATTTGCACCCGAAATAGATTTATACTTTTCTATGAAGGTTGACTTTGGTTTCCTTAAAAAGTTTTTTGTTGTACTGTTCATACTACTAGGCGTATTGGCGGTCTCTAAATTGGATGAGCTCCAATTTTCATTCGATTTTAGTCAGTTTTTTCCTGAAGAAGATCCTGATTTGGCTTTTTATGATAAGTATGTTGAAGAATTTGGTACTGATGACAATTTTTTACTTATTGCCGTAAAGAACCCTACAGATGTATTTCAAGAAGACTTTCTAAAAAAGTTCCAGGCAATTTCCAAAGAAAGCAAGGATTTTGAATTTGTATTGGAAAGCAGCTCTATTACCTCGTTATCCTACCCTCTAAAGACATCTTTTGGTTATACCACGTTGCCCATTATCCATATCAACGACCCCAGTTTATATGAACAAGACTGGGACAAAATAAAATCTGATTCCTTATTTATTAATACGCTTATTGCTAAGGACAGAAAATCAATGGTACTGGCCTTACAAACCGTAGACAACCTCAATTACCAGCAGTCTAAACAACTTTTAAATCAAATTAGGGCATCTTTAAAAGCGAATAATCTGCCCAATTACCATATTCTTGGCAGGGCCTTCTTTTATGAAGCTATTGTAGAAATGCAAAAGAGCGAAGTATTGACAACCACTATAGTAGCTTCTATTTTGGTGTTTATTATTCTTCTATTGGTGTACAGAAGTATGCCCGTAGTTTTAATTTCGGTTTTCTCGATAGCCATGTCACTCTTATTGTTTATGGGGCTTTTGGGCTGGCTAGGCAAAGAACTGAACGCTATGGCAGCATTTTACCCTGTATTAATGCTCATTGTAGGTACTTCTGATGTTATACACCTAACCGATAGTTATATACGAAAACTACAAAGTAGTATTCCACGATATGCGGCCATAACCTCATCTTTAAAAGAAGTGGGTATGACTACCTTACTTACCTCTGTAACTACTGCCGTTGGTTTTGTGACGCTTTTATCATCTAGATTAGTGAGCATCCAAGAATTTGGAATCAATGCCGCCATTGGTGTTTTGGTAGCTTATATTACGGTAATATTCCTAACAGGATCATTGCTAATAAGTTTACCGGAAAAATCGTTGGTGGGGCGTAAAAGCATCTCAGAAAATTGGGTCAATTACTTATTAAAGATCAATACGTTCACCAAAAAATTTCCTAAAACCATTATTGCCGGTACTGTACTTTTTACCGCACTCTGTATTTTAGGTATATATATGGTGCAGACCAACCAAGAACTTAAACAGACCTTACCTTCTGAAAGTAAAATTGCCTTAGATTTTGAATATTTTCAGGACAATTATGCAGGATTTAGACCCTTGGAAATTGCTGTAATGGGTGTTAATGACCATAAGGTAACCGAATATGAAGTGGCTTTGGAAATTGAAAAATTGCTTACGTACCTTAAAACAATTGAAAGTATAGGGAGCTTACAATCTTCTAACCTTGCCTATAAAATATTGAACAAGGCCAATAACCTAAACAACTCGGCTTTCTTTAAGCTTCCACAAGACAAAAAAACGTTCTTAAAATATCAAAAAGATACGCGTAAACTTGCACGTAAACAGCTTGCAAAATTTGTAAATGCAGATGAATCTATTGCACGTATCAATGG
Encoded proteins:
- a CDS encoding efflux RND transporter permease subunit codes for the protein MKVDFGFLKKFFVVLFILLGVLAVSKLDELQFSFDFSQFFPEEDPDLAFYDKYVEEFGTDDNFLLIAVKNPTDVFQEDFLKKFQAISKESKDFEFVLESSSITSLSYPLKTSFGYTTLPIIHINDPSLYEQDWDKIKSDSLFINTLIAKDRKSMVLALQTVDNLNYQQSKQLLNQIRASLKANNLPNYHILGRAFFYEAIVEMQKSEVLTTTIVASILVFIILLLVYRSMPVVLISVFSIAMSLLLFMGLLGWLGKELNAMAAFYPVLMLIVGTSDVIHLTDSYIRKLQSSIPRYAAITSSLKEVGMTTLLTSVTTAVGFVTLLSSRLVSIQEFGINAAIGVLVAYITVIFLTGSLLISLPEKSLVGRKSISENWVNYLLKINTFTKKFPKTIIAGTVLFTALCILGIYMVQTNQELKQTLPSESKIALDFEYFQDNYAGFRPLEIAVMGVNDHKVTEYEVALEIEKLLTYLKTIESIGSLQSSNLAYKILNKANNLNNSAFFKLPQDKKTFLKYQKDTRKLARKQLAKFVNADESIARINGRLQDIGTDNLKVVYENIDAFANTQLDTSLVKIKVTGKSILLDKNSEYIRSSLLEGLLYGLLLIGVIMAFVFKDIKIFLISLVPNILPILFAGGMLGFLGIPLEASLSVVFAIVFGIAVDDTIHFLGKYKLGITQGLEKEAAIEKTFAQTGRALVITTIILFFGFMVMLFSIHQPSVTIGLIISVTLVTALILDLLLLPVLLRKLI